In one Deltaproteobacteria bacterium genomic region, the following are encoded:
- the trkA gene encoding Trk system potassium transporter TrkA gives MRAIIVGAGEVGYRIAERLCRENKDVVVIDQNPLMIRRVKDTLDVEALEGKGSSPSLLAKAGIQHADIVVAVTDSDEVNIMACLFANMVSPDTVKIARIRNSEYLEHQHLFKQPAFNIHQIINPESEVVKKVLALFEAPGASDVLQFCEGKVHLVGVEIREDSALSHRRLSAFREMEPSANFLVAAIIRDQKMIVPGGEDYILPGDLIYVVSDRKSKESMLRDLGLGIEPVKNIVIIGGGQLGRTLALHLDKTSYHTRIIDVDESRCQEMARLLERVVVLRGDATDQELLRDERVHEADIMVVATGDEERNVLISLLAKRLGVKRTITRVRTFGYIPVISALGIDMVVSTHLAAIDATLQFIRKGKVLSVAALKGDHAEVVEFVAQDSSRILGKPLKSLKFPRGALIGAIVRGDQVIIPSGLTRIEPGDRILIFVVPESILDVEKFLMA, from the coding sequence TTGCGCGCGATTATTGTCGGCGCCGGTGAGGTTGGTTACCGTATCGCCGAGCGACTATGCAGAGAGAACAAGGACGTGGTGGTCATCGACCAAAACCCGCTGATGATCCGTCGCGTCAAAGACACGCTGGATGTCGAAGCCCTCGAGGGTAAGGGGAGCAGTCCTTCGTTACTGGCCAAGGCCGGAATTCAGCACGCGGACATCGTTGTGGCCGTCACGGACAGCGACGAAGTCAATATCATGGCCTGTCTCTTCGCCAACATGGTGTCTCCGGATACCGTAAAAATCGCACGAATACGCAACTCCGAATACCTCGAGCACCAGCATCTGTTCAAACAGCCCGCCTTTAATATTCACCAGATTATCAACCCTGAATCCGAAGTCGTTAAAAAGGTACTGGCGCTGTTCGAAGCACCGGGCGCCTCCGACGTCCTGCAATTTTGCGAGGGAAAAGTTCATCTGGTAGGGGTCGAGATCAGGGAAGACTCCGCGTTGTCGCACAGGAGGCTGTCCGCGTTCCGTGAAATGGAGCCCAGCGCCAACTTCCTGGTGGCCGCCATCATTCGCGATCAGAAGATGATCGTGCCGGGCGGCGAAGACTACATCCTGCCCGGCGATCTGATCTATGTGGTCAGCGATCGGAAAAGCAAGGAGAGCATGCTCAGGGACCTGGGTCTGGGGATCGAACCGGTAAAGAACATCGTTATCATAGGCGGAGGGCAACTCGGCCGTACCCTGGCTCTGCATCTCGACAAAACGTCTTACCATACTCGAATCATCGACGTGGATGAGTCCCGTTGCCAGGAGATGGCGCGATTGTTGGAACGGGTGGTCGTGCTCCGGGGAGATGCCACGGATCAGGAACTGCTTAGGGACGAGCGTGTTCACGAGGCGGATATCATGGTAGTGGCAACGGGCGACGAGGAACGGAACGTATTGATCTCACTCCTGGCGAAACGGCTGGGCGTGAAACGAACCATCACCCGCGTCCGAACCTTCGGCTACATACCCGTCATTTCCGCCCTGGGAATCGACATGGTGGTGAGCACGCATCTGGCCGCTATCGACGCTACGCTTCAATTCATCCGCAAAGGAAAAGTCCTCTCCGTCGCGGCGCTCAAAGGCGACCATGCGGAAGTGGTTGAGTTCGTGGCTCAGGATTCCTCCCGAATATTGGGAAAGCCCTTGAAGTCGTTGAAATTTCCCAGGGGTGCGCTCATCGGAGCCATTGTGCGCGGCGACCAGGTCATCATACCCAGCGGTTTGACCAGGATCGAGCCGGGGGACCGCATTTTGATTTTCGTTGTACCTGAATCCATATTGGATGTTGAGAAGTTTTTGATGGCGTGA
- a CDS encoding TrkH family potassium uptake protein, producing the protein MKIRPVLYLISYALLFIALAMCAGALWAIYFHEDLIPFVYAIVITLITGLFGIIVLREEHLDQQIGAREGYGIASLGWTVITLFSALPLVFSGFFTPTDAFFEIMSGYTTTGASILTDVEKLPKGILFWRSLTHWFGGMGIVVLMVAVLPNLAVGGLQMLKGEVPGPSVDKLGPRIRRTAQWLWVVYLAVSLLEIVLLLLGGMGLFDACTHTFGTMATGGFSTKNASVGYFNSVYIDGVITFFMFVAGVNFTLHYQLIFGKRFNYFKSSEFVFYSAVILVSWIALTWDTMAAGLYTRIVDAVRFAGFQTVSIVTTTGFCTADTNTWPAFSKIVLTILMFLGGCAGSTGGGIKHVRILILIKTAYRELFRAVHPRVVRTIRVGKQVIDESMVSSIVGFFVIYLGVFTLGAAVIGIFGFDFVTSVEAVAATLNNIGPGFGLVGATGNYSAFPDAAKWIFSFLMLAGRLEIYSVLLLLVPAFWKR; encoded by the coding sequence ATGAAAATACGACCGGTATTGTATCTTATTTCATACGCATTGCTCTTCATTGCTCTGGCCATGTGTGCCGGCGCGCTTTGGGCCATTTACTTTCACGAAGATCTCATTCCCTTTGTGTATGCCATCGTGATCACACTTATAACGGGCCTTTTCGGCATCATCGTTCTCAGGGAGGAGCATCTGGATCAACAGATCGGGGCCCGGGAAGGATACGGCATCGCTTCTCTGGGCTGGACCGTGATCACCTTGTTCTCGGCGCTGCCGCTGGTGTTCAGCGGTTTTTTCACGCCAACGGACGCGTTTTTCGAGATCATGAGCGGGTATACCACGACCGGGGCCAGTATTCTGACGGACGTCGAAAAGCTCCCCAAAGGCATCTTGTTCTGGCGCAGCTTGACGCATTGGTTCGGAGGTATGGGAATTGTTGTCCTGATGGTGGCGGTGCTTCCGAATCTGGCCGTGGGCGGCCTCCAGATGTTGAAAGGCGAGGTGCCGGGTCCGTCGGTGGACAAGCTGGGGCCGAGAATACGCCGCACGGCCCAATGGCTGTGGGTGGTCTACCTCGCCGTCTCGCTTCTGGAAATCGTACTGCTGCTACTGGGCGGCATGGGTCTGTTTGACGCTTGCACTCATACGTTCGGAACCATGGCTACCGGAGGCTTCTCCACCAAGAACGCCAGCGTGGGCTATTTCAACAGCGTGTACATCGACGGCGTAATCACCTTCTTCATGTTTGTGGCGGGCGTCAACTTTACCTTGCACTATCAGCTCATATTCGGAAAGCGGTTCAACTACTTCAAGAGCAGCGAGTTCGTTTTCTATTCCGCCGTGATACTGGTTTCCTGGATTGCGCTGACCTGGGACACCATGGCCGCGGGTTTGTACACAAGGATCGTCGACGCCGTTCGGTTCGCAGGTTTTCAGACCGTATCCATCGTCACCACAACCGGGTTTTGTACGGCCGACACCAATACCTGGCCGGCATTTTCAAAAATCGTGCTGACCATACTCATGTTTTTGGGTGGGTGCGCCGGATCGACAGGTGGAGGGATAAAGCACGTCCGCATCTTGATTCTCATCAAAACAGCCTACAGAGAATTGTTCAGGGCCGTTCACCCTCGCGTGGTGAGAACGATTCGAGTGGGTAAGCAGGTGATTGATGAGAGCATGGTGAGCTCGATCGTGGGTTTTTTTGTCATCTATCTGGGGGTTTTCACATTGGGAGCCGCGGTGATCGGCATATTCGGATTCGATTTTGTGACCAGCGTGGAAGCGGTGGCCGCCACGTTGAACAACATCGGTCCCGGATTCGGCCTGGTGGGCGCAACGGGTAATTATTCGGCGTTCCCCGATGCGGCCAAGTGGATCTTCAGCTTTCTCATGCTCGCCGGCAGACTCGAAATCTACTCGGTATTGCTGCTGCTCGTGCCTGCCTTCTGGAAACGGTAA
- a CDS encoding putative porin — MPISSSSKTESRHWKKLSIRPRRNRQRVGSKVEVAGGVEAGLRMASGGSDPRSTNQTLDNFFDTKDFRLDQAYLKWKPLDSMSLVGGKFDNPLWTPSDLLWDSDITPEGAAAKLAFGPFFANMGFFVLDEHSGDSNDPFMVTFQPGAKFDVGMVDFKLAATGYWFSDITKSPLEFSADTNTRKDDGSDTLLYEYNSVSVGAEVGVNLEGFVERVALFGEGIYNPDPDEDEYGWLGGLKFGSKKVDEFGKWEAKYSYRRLEKDAWLDTFPDSDFFGGATGVQGHEGIISFGLTRHFTLDIDYYHVEEIEDSDQDQQLLQLDFVAKF, encoded by the coding sequence TTGCCCATCAGCAGCAGCTCGAAAACAGAATCAAGGCACTGGAAGAAGCTCTCGATCAGGCCAAGACGAAACCGCCAGCGGGTCGGCTCCAAAGTGGAAGTGGCCGGCGGCGTCGAGGCGGGCCTCCGCATGGCCAGCGGCGGTTCGGACCCCCGATCCACCAATCAGACCCTTGATAACTTCTTCGACACCAAGGACTTCCGCCTGGATCAGGCTTACCTCAAATGGAAGCCGCTGGACTCCATGTCCCTGGTTGGCGGCAAGTTCGACAATCCGCTGTGGACGCCCTCGGATCTGCTCTGGGACAGCGACATTACCCCCGAGGGAGCCGCGGCCAAACTAGCCTTTGGACCCTTCTTCGCCAATATGGGTTTCTTTGTCCTGGACGAGCATAGCGGTGACTCCAACGATCCTTTCATGGTCACCTTCCAGCCGGGAGCCAAATTCGACGTCGGTATGGTGGATTTCAAACTGGCCGCAACCGGGTACTGGTTCTCGGACATCACCAAATCCCCGCTCGAGTTTTCGGCTGATACCAACACGCGAAAAGACGACGGCTCCGACACCCTGCTATACGAGTACAACTCGGTATCCGTCGGCGCTGAGGTCGGCGTTAACCTCGAAGGGTTCGTGGAACGTGTAGCCCTGTTCGGCGAAGGCATCTACAACCCGGATCCGGATGAAGACGAATACGGCTGGCTGGGCGGACTCAAGTTCGGCTCCAAGAAGGTGGACGAATTCGGCAAATGGGAGGCCAAATACAGTTACCGGCGCCTTGAAAAAGACGCCTGGCTGGATACCTTTCCCGATTCGGACTTCTTCGGCGGAGCCACAGGGGTCCAGGGACACGAAGGGATCATTTCCTTTGGTTTGACCAGGCACTTCACCCTCGATATCGATTACTACCATGTGGAAGAGATCGAGGACTCGGACCAGGATCAGCAGTTGCTGCAGCTCGATTTCGTAGCCAAATTTTAA
- a CDS encoding PAS domain S-box protein, whose amino-acid sequence MADILVVDDEASVCRLLGRILGSNGHACTFAYSAAEARDSLKVLDFELVLCDIRMPGESGLDFIEYALSVHPDMAAVIVSGVDERDVADSALKMGVYGYLIKPFKPSEVMVSVTNALLRRRLEMENRAHRDKLEHLVEERTAELSAVISRLQRAERGLRRGEEKYRRLVDNLPGVVYTSYKDRSLLFADEKIENLTYYNSSDLRTRKVKWSDVIHEDDVETTRRQFEKAFATTRSFVMEYRIKRPIGDTIWVQDRGAIICNAGGELEYVSGVLFDITHQKRAEEALETERERFRKLVENAPIGVSLITRDGVLKYVNPEFVRLLGYTLDDISDGTRWFKSAFPEHKYRTVVMDILKNDLKNAEPTKRTLSMLDVVCKDGSEKVILVNTVPIDSENRVVIFSDITEQKKAECELKESHTEMEQLFDSISSILIGIDGENRVIRWNRVAEDIFGCTEQETIGKLFLEVPISWDWDQVLKGMFVCQRKNRPIRMDDIRFTQRNGKDGFLGISFNPILSRGVESEGVLILAADITERRLLESQLTQAQKLESIGQLAAGIAHEINTPTQYVGDNLRFLNEGFDDLLRLIEAYRGLVQDHGQGIPIDGRVQEIADLAEEIDLEYLMEELPKSVAESLEGVGRVAKIVLSMKEFSHPGSEDKSLTDINRAIESTITVARNEWKYVSDMVMDLDPSLPLVSCIPGELNQVILNIIINAAHAIKDKLGEHSDTKGAITVATRRKDETCEIRISDTGPGIPEKIRDRIFDPFFTTKEVGRGTGQGLAISHTAIVEKHGGSISFETEMGKGTTFIIRLPMVENLHQEAHE is encoded by the coding sequence ATGGCTGACATACTAGTGGTTGACGACGAAGCTAGCGTCTGTCGTTTGCTCGGACGGATCCTTGGAAGCAACGGACACGCGTGTACATTTGCATACAGTGCGGCAGAGGCGCGGGATTCCTTGAAGGTGCTGGACTTCGAGCTGGTCCTTTGCGATATCCGGATGCCCGGCGAGTCCGGCCTGGATTTCATTGAGTATGCGTTGAGCGTGCATCCGGACATGGCCGCCGTCATCGTATCCGGCGTGGACGAACGCGATGTGGCGGACAGCGCTCTGAAAATGGGTGTGTACGGATATCTCATCAAACCCTTTAAACCAAGTGAAGTCATGGTCAGCGTGACCAACGCCTTGCTCCGCCGCCGGCTGGAAATGGAAAACCGGGCTCATCGCGACAAACTCGAACATCTGGTGGAGGAACGCACGGCGGAACTCAGTGCGGTGATAAGCAGGCTCCAAAGAGCGGAAAGGGGGCTTCGCCGTGGCGAAGAGAAATACCGCCGCCTGGTGGACAATCTTCCCGGCGTCGTGTACACGAGCTACAAGGACCGCTCGCTTCTGTTCGCGGACGAAAAGATCGAAAACCTGACCTATTACAATTCCTCCGATCTCAGGACCAGGAAAGTGAAATGGTCGGACGTCATCCACGAGGACGACGTCGAAACCACCAGGCGGCAGTTCGAGAAAGCCTTCGCCACCACACGGTCTTTCGTCATGGAGTATCGAATAAAGAGGCCCATCGGGGACACCATTTGGGTTCAGGACAGGGGGGCCATCATCTGTAACGCCGGGGGAGAACTCGAATACGTCAGCGGCGTCCTGTTTGACATAACGCATCAAAAACGGGCTGAGGAAGCCCTCGAGACCGAACGGGAGCGATTCAGAAAGCTGGTGGAGAACGCTCCGATCGGAGTTTCCCTGATCACCCGCGACGGAGTGTTAAAGTATGTCAATCCCGAGTTCGTTCGACTTCTCGGCTACACCCTCGACGATATCTCGGATGGAACAAGATGGTTCAAGAGCGCGTTTCCGGAGCATAAGTACCGGACGGTGGTCATGGACATATTGAAAAACGATCTAAAAAACGCGGAGCCGACGAAACGCACGTTATCCATGCTGGATGTTGTGTGCAAGGATGGATCGGAAAAGGTGATTCTAGTAAACACGGTTCCAATAGACAGCGAGAATCGAGTGGTCATTTTCAGCGACATTACGGAACAAAAGAAGGCGGAGTGTGAATTGAAGGAGTCCCATACCGAGATGGAGCAGTTATTCGATTCCATCTCATCCATCCTGATCGGCATAGACGGCGAGAATCGAGTAATACGGTGGAACCGGGTGGCTGAGGACATCTTTGGATGTACGGAACAAGAAACCATAGGGAAGTTGTTTCTCGAAGTCCCCATTTCCTGGGACTGGGATCAGGTGTTAAAGGGGATGTTCGTTTGCCAGAGAAAAAACAGGCCGATTCGTATGGACGATATTCGATTTACGCAGCGTAACGGGAAGGACGGGTTTCTGGGTATTTCCTTCAATCCCATCCTTTCCCGGGGCGTGGAATCCGAGGGCGTTCTGATACTCGCCGCGGACATCACGGAGCGCAGACTCCTGGAAAGCCAACTGACCCAGGCCCAGAAGCTCGAATCCATCGGACAACTGGCCGCGGGCATCGCCCATGAAATCAATACGCCCACTCAGTACGTGGGTGACAATCTGCGCTTCCTGAACGAGGGATTCGACGACCTGTTGCGACTCATCGAGGCCTATCGAGGGCTCGTTCAAGATCACGGCCAAGGAATCCCCATCGATGGACGCGTGCAGGAAATTGCAGACCTCGCAGAAGAAATCGATCTCGAGTACCTGATGGAAGAACTGCCCAAATCCGTGGCGGAAAGCCTCGAAGGAGTGGGGCGGGTCGCAAAGATCGTTCTGTCCATGAAGGAGTTTTCTCATCCGGGTTCGGAAGACAAGTCCCTCACGGACATCAACAGGGCCATAGAAAGCACCATCACGGTCGCCAGAAACGAGTGGAAATACGTATCCGACATGGTGATGGACCTCGATCCGTCCTTGCCCCTTGTTTCGTGCATTCCAGGAGAACTCAACCAGGTGATCCTGAATATCATCATCAACGCCGCTCACGCCATTAAAGACAAGCTGGGGGAGCACTCCGACACCAAGGGCGCCATCACCGTCGCCACCCGGAGGAAAGACGAAACCTGCGAAATCCGCATCTCGGACACGGGTCCGGGAATCCCGGAAAAGATACGGGACCGGATATTCGATCCGTTCTTCACGACCAAAGAGGTCGGGAGAGGAACCGGCCAGGGATTGGCCATCTCTCATACCGCCATCGTGGAAAAACACGGCGGAAGCATTTCATTTGAAACCGAGATGGGAAAGGGCACGACTTTCATCATCCGTTTGCCCATGGTAGAAAACCTCCACCAGGAAGCACACGAATGA
- a CDS encoding HDOD domain-containing protein, with protein sequence MKRKVMFVDDEAKVLKGLERMLRNMRREWDMVFVAGGPEALEILDDEPFDVVVTDMRMPIMDGAQLLQKVRHRHPQTVRIVLSGQAERGLTMKTVKLAHQYLAKPCEATTLISTIERTCLLQGMLTDSSLRRVVSKLETLPCMPALYNEIVQELESAEASVQKVGRIVSRDLGMTAKILQLVNSAFFGLSRPMVDAAQAVTFLGLETVKSLVLGLQIFSQFEDPNVPGFSLDALWSHSFSVAAFAKAIAEEEKLDPAAVDQAFMAGLLHDLGKLIFVVNFGRYAELISLSAESGLIWKLEERVFQTTHSEVGAYLLGIWGLPEAIIEGVAFHHYPQQHLEKRLGVVGVVHAADALAHEVLERRNGRLEVSYFKELGLDVRIDVWRRICTQRSGETG encoded by the coding sequence ATGAAAAGAAAGGTAATGTTCGTGGACGATGAGGCCAAGGTTCTGAAGGGTCTCGAGCGAATGCTGAGAAACATGCGCCGCGAATGGGATATGGTGTTCGTCGCCGGCGGCCCGGAAGCGCTCGAGATCCTGGATGACGAACCCTTCGACGTGGTCGTCACGGATATGCGTATGCCCATTATGGATGGGGCCCAGCTCCTGCAGAAAGTGAGACACCGTCATCCTCAAACCGTCCGGATCGTGCTTTCCGGTCAGGCGGAACGAGGTTTGACCATGAAAACCGTCAAGTTGGCGCATCAATACCTGGCCAAACCCTGCGAAGCGACTACGTTGATTTCCACCATCGAGCGGACCTGCTTGCTCCAGGGCATGTTGACGGACAGTTCGTTGCGGCGGGTGGTGTCCAAGCTCGAGACCCTGCCCTGCATGCCGGCCCTGTACAACGAGATTGTCCAAGAACTGGAATCAGCGGAAGCATCCGTTCAGAAGGTGGGCCGCATCGTCTCAAGAGACCTCGGGATGACGGCCAAGATCCTCCAACTGGTGAACTCCGCCTTCTTCGGCCTGAGCCGCCCCATGGTCGACGCGGCGCAAGCGGTTACGTTCCTGGGGCTCGAGACGGTGAAGTCGCTGGTTTTAGGACTGCAGATCTTTTCGCAGTTCGAAGACCCGAATGTGCCTGGATTTTCACTGGACGCCCTTTGGAGCCACAGTTTTTCCGTCGCGGCCTTTGCCAAGGCCATCGCGGAGGAGGAGAAACTGGATCCTGCGGCCGTGGATCAGGCGTTCATGGCGGGTTTGCTTCATGATCTCGGAAAACTGATATTCGTGGTTAATTTCGGCAGGTACGCCGAACTCATCTCCCTGTCGGCGGAGAGCGGCCTGATATGGAAACTGGAGGAACGGGTTTTTCAAACCACGCATTCCGAGGTCGGCGCCTACTTGCTGGGTATCTGGGGCTTACCGGAAGCCATCATCGAGGGTGTGGCTTTTCACCACTACCCGCAACAGCATTTGGAAAAGCGTCTTGGCGTCGTCGGTGTGGTTCATGCGGCGGATGCGTTGGCGCACGAGGTATTGGAACGGCGGAACGGCCGCTTGGAGGTGTCCTATTTCAAGGAGTTGGGCCTGGATGTTAGGATCGACGTGTGGCGGCGGATTTGTACTCAGCGGTCGGGCGAGACCGGCTAA
- a CDS encoding response regulator, protein MKYRMLLVDDDKNLLAAYQRGLRKTFETDVAITGANALELIAERGPYCIVVSDYRMPGMDGIQFLSRVREVTPDTVRILLTGYADLETSTRAVNETNVFRLLTKPCPPDVMSQALVSGLRQYQLVTGERELLEKTLNGSIRVMTELLALAKPQAFDRASRISRYVSLLCRTVNDPEPWQAETAARLSQIGLILLPDETLDKVNRGRTLSTSEKESIDEHPAMAAKLLANIPRMEAIADIVACQKKHFDGTGIPSDDRQGEELPLGARILHVAVDFDALTSAGKSKGESYAEMRRHPKWYDPKVLNALSLVLGDEAKFSIKSVEVVGLREGMILAEDVFSLNNSKLLLAKGHELTEPIVEQFRRYKAIFNIKEPIKIIQPLNLL, encoded by the coding sequence ATGAAATATAGAATGCTGCTCGTGGACGACGACAAGAACCTACTGGCCGCCTACCAGCGCGGGCTCAGAAAGACGTTCGAAACGGACGTGGCGATCACCGGAGCGAACGCCCTGGAACTAATCGCGGAGCGCGGTCCCTATTGTATCGTTGTTTCGGACTATCGGATGCCCGGAATGGACGGTATCCAGTTTCTTTCACGCGTGCGGGAGGTTACTCCCGATACGGTTCGGATTCTTCTCACCGGATATGCGGATCTGGAAACCTCCACGAGGGCCGTTAACGAGACCAATGTGTTTCGGCTGCTCACCAAACCCTGCCCGCCGGACGTGATGTCCCAGGCGTTGGTGTCCGGTCTCCGGCAGTACCAGCTGGTGACCGGCGAGCGCGAACTCCTGGAAAAGACCCTGAACGGCTCCATACGGGTCATGACCGAACTGCTGGCGTTGGCCAAGCCGCAAGCGTTCGACCGGGCATCCCGCATATCGCGGTATGTGTCCCTCTTATGCAGAACCGTGAACGATCCGGAGCCGTGGCAGGCTGAAACCGCGGCCCGGCTGTCTCAGATCGGTCTCATTCTACTTCCGGACGAAACCCTCGATAAGGTCAACCGGGGTCGCACTCTGTCCACGAGCGAGAAAGAATCCATTGACGAACATCCCGCCATGGCGGCCAAACTGCTGGCCAATATCCCGAGGATGGAAGCCATAGCCGACATCGTGGCGTGCCAGAAGAAGCACTTCGACGGCACGGGTATTCCCTCGGACGACCGGCAGGGCGAGGAACTCCCCCTCGGAGCGCGCATACTCCATGTGGCCGTTGATTTCGACGCGTTGACGTCCGCCGGCAAATCCAAGGGCGAGTCGTACGCGGAAATGAGGCGTCACCCGAAGTGGTATGATCCGAAAGTGCTCAACGCCCTGTCGCTGGTGCTGGGAGACGAAGCCAAATTCAGCATCAAGAGCGTGGAGGTCGTCGGCCTCCGGGAGGGAATGATCCTGGCCGAGGATGTGTTCTCGCTCAACAACTCGAAACTGCTCCTGGCCAAAGGTCACGAGCTTACCGAACCGATCGTCGAGCAGTTTCGCAGGTATAAGGCCATATTCAACATCAAGGAACCCATCAAGATCATACAGCCGCTCAATCTACTCTGA
- a CDS encoding response regulator: MNRASSNQAFFKLRKEAERLLENNGVVKPDIQEEDLLRLAHELEVYQIELELQNEELRFAKEELEASRNEFFDLYNSAPVAYVTLNEKGMIEKVNEAAARMLKGTREILHGSSFMLWVYPDDIHIFYSLLRRLALARSSGPAELRLKGGKSGPVHVHMETTAKIDEKEGTKHWRLALVDITRRTQAERKLEALTRELEQRVRDRTEELNRKTEQLARLSSQLTLTEQRERRRIAEILHDHIQQLMVGAKMGQELLMPDIHDGLKPDAAHVLDLINRSIRAMRSLNAELSPPVLQSGDLSASLQWLARWMRENYGFEITLDVAAEITLDRQDVNVLVFQSIRELLFNAVKHSGVKAATLKMERANGQLRIVVSDCGAGFDADAILEDTGHDQKFGLIGIRERFAHLGGRFEIQSASNAGSTISLTIPLDEKASAEEPQGSVSAATEEPSMAQPVAQGPGKKLRVMLVDDHPVILDGLSRMLGPQPDIELVGRALDGEEAVRLVRELVPDVILMDINMPKMNGLEATRIIHSEFPHIRIVGLSAYDESELADAMIEAGASAFRSKTDTKERLLAAIRGEG; this comes from the coding sequence GTGAACCGTGCCTCGTCAAATCAAGCCTTTTTCAAGTTGCGAAAAGAAGCGGAACGGCTCCTGGAAAACAATGGAGTCGTAAAACCGGATATCCAAGAAGAGGACCTTTTGCGTTTGGCCCATGAACTCGAGGTCTATCAGATCGAACTCGAGCTTCAAAACGAGGAGCTGCGGTTTGCCAAGGAGGAACTCGAGGCCTCTCGAAACGAGTTTTTCGATCTGTACAACTCCGCGCCCGTAGCCTATGTGACGTTGAACGAAAAGGGCATGATCGAAAAGGTCAACGAGGCCGCCGCGCGAATGCTCAAAGGGACTCGAGAAATCCTACACGGATCTTCGTTCATGTTATGGGTGTATCCGGACGATATTCACATCTTTTATTCCCTGTTGAGGAGGCTCGCTTTAGCCCGATCATCGGGGCCCGCCGAGTTGCGGCTCAAGGGCGGAAAAAGCGGACCTGTCCACGTGCACATGGAAACCACGGCAAAAATCGACGAGAAAGAGGGTACGAAGCATTGGCGCCTGGCCCTGGTGGATATCACCAGGCGCACCCAGGCGGAACGAAAACTCGAGGCATTGACCCGCGAGTTGGAACAGCGCGTCCGGGATCGAACGGAGGAACTCAACCGCAAAACCGAACAACTCGCCCGGTTATCGTCCCAACTGACATTGACTGAGCAGCGCGAACGCCGGCGAATCGCCGAGATTCTGCACGACCATATCCAGCAGCTCATGGTGGGCGCCAAGATGGGCCAGGAACTGCTGATGCCGGACATTCACGACGGCCTGAAACCGGACGCCGCGCACGTCCTGGATTTGATCAACCGGTCGATCCGGGCCATGCGTTCCCTCAACGCCGAACTGTCGCCGCCGGTCCTCCAGTCCGGAGATCTATCAGCATCCCTGCAGTGGCTGGCCCGATGGATGCGCGAAAATTACGGGTTCGAGATTACCTTGGACGTCGCGGCCGAAATCACTCTGGATCGGCAAGATGTCAACGTGCTGGTGTTCCAGTCCATACGGGAGTTGCTGTTTAACGCGGTCAAGCACTCGGGAGTGAAAGCGGCGACTCTGAAAATGGAGAGAGCAAACGGTCAGTTGCGCATTGTGGTCAGCGATTGTGGAGCGGGATTCGATGCGGATGCCATACTAGAGGATACAGGCCACGATCAAAAATTCGGGCTGATCGGTATCCGAGAGCGCTTCGCTCACCTTGGCGGCCGCTTCGAGATCCAAAGCGCGTCGAATGCGGGATCGACCATTTCCCTGACAATCCCTTTGGATGAGAAAGCATCCGCTGAAGAGCCGCAGGGCTCGGTCAGCGCCGCGACCGAAGAGCCGTCCATGGCGCAGCCCGTCGCGCAGGGACCTGGGAAAAAGCTCCGCGTAATGCTGGTGGACGATCATCCGGTCATACTGGACGGACTGTCCAGGATGCTCGGCCCGCAACCCGACATCGAGCTCGTGGGCCGGGCGTTGGACGGAGAAGAAGCCGTCCGGTTGGTCCGGGAACTGGTTCCGGACGTCATTCTCATGGACATCAACATGCCGAAGATGAACGGTCTGGAAGCCACCCGGATCATTCATTCGGAATTTCCCCACATCCGCATCGTCGGCTTGTCCGCGTATGACGAGAGCGAACTGGCCGACGCCATGATCGAGGCCGGGGCGTCCGCCTTCCGGTCCAAGACGGATACCAAGGAACGACTGCTCGCCGCGATACGGGGCGAGGGTTAA